The following coding sequences are from one Chitinimonas sp. BJYL2 window:
- a CDS encoding EAL domain-containing protein → MQVPFFRTLRARLVLSILVVQFAVLLVLLSSANKVWSEMVLKATDVRVQELSRLLNASIAPHMAALDYAPAAELLNGVRSAEGIDYLVLFDRQNKVVAKQGWDIDSSGNGTPLPPVDTISRLASGQRIPTVLHISTPIELAGQQYGTLRFGISTELLSESADRIVWQIASVVVVGAVFSALLLALIGFWLTRRLYKLIEAAEQQTSSHVPSVIEVEGNDEISKLAERFNQMSAGIQERLDALKQSEEKFLAIADYTYGVELWLNPEGKLVWVNASVTRLTGYSVSECVEMAHFPAPLAALEERARLADTLREALTGTAGQDFEFRAMKRDGKTFWAAMSWQPIYDAQAQYLGIRASIRDNSQLKEDRLALKRAVYELQQSQALNETYLSRAESERARLTALLSAMRLGVLFVDNDNVVVFHNPAFKTLWLIDESTTVVGKPMGQILQNALNRPQNYDFASHLVADNNPATTGAFPSDLSMNDGRILTQQCYTVCDDMGIFTGKLWVYEDVTQAHFLNERMVFLAERDALTGLHNRHAFQEQLERMLIDAERANDAIAVLYFDLDEFKYVNDTFGHGAGDDLLKRVAQDISHQVRRNEFFARLGGDEFAILVPNCKESEVGHLAGRVISTVANIQFTVDNQQLRLSSSLGVAMYPQHAETAEDLVAHADTAMYQAKSAGKATWRMYQAERDASREMVNRLTWNERIQQALENDGLVLYFQGIYEATTLSVAHLEALVRMKDPSDPNKIIPPGHFIPHAERSGKILDIDRWVIRESIRLLAAHPEMPSVAVNISGRSFDETSLPEFISGLLIEYAVPPDRLMVELTETAAVSDMRDAQRFIEALRDTGCTVCLDDFGAGFSSFAYLKHLKAHVLKIDGLFIRDLPRDHDSQVFVKGMASIARDMGKRTVAEFVENQETLDMLVEMGVDMVQGYYLDKPSPDYLALCQRQRATTTH, encoded by the coding sequence ATGCAGGTCCCCTTCTTCCGCACCCTGCGCGCACGCCTCGTCCTCTCCATCCTCGTGGTGCAGTTCGCCGTGTTGCTGGTGCTATTGAGCAGTGCCAACAAGGTCTGGTCGGAGATGGTGCTCAAGGCCACCGATGTGCGGGTGCAGGAGCTATCGCGGCTGCTCAATGCCTCGATCGCCCCGCACATGGCGGCGCTCGATTACGCGCCGGCCGCCGAGTTGCTCAATGGCGTGCGCTCAGCCGAGGGCATCGACTACCTGGTGCTGTTCGACCGTCAGAACAAGGTCGTGGCCAAGCAGGGCTGGGATATCGACAGCAGTGGCAATGGCACCCCCCTGCCGCCGGTCGATACCATCAGCCGGCTGGCCTCGGGCCAGCGTATTCCGACCGTGCTGCATATCAGCACACCCATCGAACTGGCCGGCCAGCAATACGGCACCCTGCGTTTCGGCATTTCCACCGAACTGCTTAGCGAATCCGCCGACCGTATCGTCTGGCAGATCGCCAGCGTGGTTGTCGTCGGTGCCGTGTTCTCCGCCCTGCTGCTGGCGCTGATCGGTTTCTGGCTGACCCGCCGCCTGTACAAGCTTATCGAGGCGGCCGAACAGCAGACCAGCAGCCATGTACCGAGCGTGATCGAAGTCGAAGGCAATGACGAGATCAGCAAGCTGGCGGAACGCTTCAACCAGATGTCGGCAGGCATCCAGGAACGACTGGACGCCCTCAAGCAAAGTGAGGAGAAATTCCTCGCCATTGCCGACTACACCTACGGCGTGGAACTGTGGCTCAACCCCGAGGGCAAGTTGGTCTGGGTGAATGCTTCGGTTACGCGGCTGACCGGCTATTCCGTTAGCGAATGCGTGGAAATGGCCCACTTTCCGGCCCCGCTCGCCGCCCTTGAGGAGCGCGCGCGTCTGGCCGATACCCTGCGCGAAGCATTGACCGGCACGGCCGGACAGGATTTCGAGTTCCGCGCCATGAAGCGCGATGGCAAGACCTTCTGGGCCGCCATGAGCTGGCAGCCCATTTACGATGCCCAGGCGCAATATCTGGGTATCCGGGCCTCCATCCGCGACAACAGCCAGCTCAAGGAAGACAGGCTGGCGCTCAAGCGCGCCGTCTACGAGCTGCAGCAATCACAGGCACTCAACGAAACCTATCTGAGCCGCGCCGAATCCGAGCGCGCCCGCCTGACCGCACTGCTCTCGGCCATGCGTCTGGGGGTGCTGTTTGTCGATAACGACAATGTGGTGGTGTTCCACAACCCCGCCTTCAAAACCCTGTGGCTGATTGACGAGAGCACGACCGTGGTCGGCAAGCCCATGGGGCAGATTCTCCAGAACGCGCTGAACCGGCCGCAGAACTACGACTTTGCCAGCCATCTGGTCGCCGACAACAACCCCGCCACCACAGGCGCCTTCCCCAGTGACCTGAGCATGAATGATGGGCGCATCCTGACCCAACAGTGCTACACGGTCTGTGACGATATGGGCATCTTCACCGGCAAGCTGTGGGTCTATGAGGATGTCACCCAGGCTCACTTCCTCAATGAACGCATGGTCTTCCTGGCCGAGCGCGATGCGCTGACCGGCCTGCATAACCGTCATGCCTTCCAGGAACAGCTCGAACGCATGCTGATTGACGCCGAACGCGCCAACGATGCCATTGCCGTGCTGTATTTCGACCTCGACGAATTCAAGTACGTGAACGATACCTTCGGTCACGGTGCAGGCGACGATCTGCTCAAGCGCGTGGCCCAGGACATCTCTCACCAGGTACGCCGCAACGAGTTCTTTGCTCGCCTCGGCGGTGACGAGTTCGCCATCCTGGTCCCCAACTGCAAGGAATCCGAAGTCGGCCATCTCGCCGGCCGGGTGATCAGTACCGTGGCCAATATCCAGTTCACGGTCGACAACCAGCAACTGCGCCTGTCTTCCAGCCTGGGCGTGGCCATGTATCCGCAGCATGCAGAAACGGCGGAAGACCTGGTGGCCCACGCCGACACCGCGATGTATCAAGCCAAGAGCGCCGGCAAGGCAACCTGGCGCATGTATCAGGCCGAGCGTGACGCCAGCCGCGAAATGGTCAACCGCCTGACCTGGAACGAACGCATCCAGCAGGCGCTGGAGAACGATGGACTGGTGCTCTACTTCCAGGGCATCTACGAGGCCACCACCCTGAGCGTGGCCCACCTTGAGGCACTGGTGCGGATGAAGGACCCGAGCGATCCGAACAAGATCATCCCGCCGGGCCACTTCATTCCGCATGCCGAGCGCAGCGGCAAGATTCTGGATATCGACCGCTGGGTCATCCGCGAGAGCATCCGCCTACTGGCGGCGCACCCGGAAATGCCCTCGGTCGCCGTCAATATTTCCGGCCGCAGCTTCGATGAAACCAGCCTGCCCGAATTCATCAGCGGCCTGCTGATCGAATACGCCGTTCCGCCAGACCGGCTGATGGTGGAGCTGACCGAAACCGCCGCTGTCAGCGATATGCGCGATGCCCAGCGCTTTATCGAGGCCCTGCGCGATACCGGCTGCACAGTCTGCCTCGATGACTTCGGCGCGGGCTTCTCTTCGTTTGCCTATCTCAAGCACCTCAAAGCCCATGTGCTCAAGATTGACGGCCTGTTCATCCGCGACCTCCCGCGTGATCACGACAGCCAGGTGTTCGTGAAGGGCATGGCCTCCATCGCCCGCGACATGGGCAAGCGCACGGTGGCCGAGTTTGTCGAGAATCAGGAAACGCTCGACATGCTGGTGGAGATGGGCGTGGACATGGTGCAGGGGTACTACCTCGACAAGCCCTCGCCGGATTACCTGGCCCTGTGCCAGCGACAGCGCGCCACCACAACGCACTAA
- a CDS encoding phosphate/phosphite/phosphonate ABC transporter substrate-binding protein, whose protein sequence is MPRFLLLLACCCSLLVQAAGKEIHIGIEPFFTPRLLVSSFQPMRDAMEKQLGRPVVLLTAPDYRQFVRRIEQHEFDLVIIGPHTARYAELHAGYLPALIGRTRLSGLVVVPRGGEALQISDLNKQTIALPDALTVTAMLGEAWLKKQGLQVHTRYYAFHNAAAIALLQGDARAAIINKTAFANLPVDIRSALRVVGETQSLPHMVVLADAKLAPAERKRYIDSLAGFVNSRENGDSFAARLGFSGLDPVKPGELAIMEPFVTELQRRLDTE, encoded by the coding sequence TTGCCGAGATTCCTGCTTCTGCTGGCCTGCTGCTGCAGCCTGCTTGTGCAAGCGGCCGGCAAGGAGATCCATATCGGTATTGAACCGTTCTTTACGCCGCGCCTGCTGGTGTCCAGCTTCCAGCCCATGCGCGACGCCATGGAAAAGCAGCTGGGTCGCCCCGTGGTACTGCTGACAGCGCCCGACTACCGCCAGTTCGTACGCCGCATCGAGCAACATGAGTTCGACCTTGTCATCATCGGCCCGCATACCGCGCGCTATGCCGAACTCCATGCCGGCTACCTGCCAGCCCTGATCGGCCGCACCCGGCTATCCGGTCTGGTGGTGGTGCCCCGCGGGGGCGAGGCGCTGCAGATCAGCGACCTCAACAAACAGACCATAGCCTTGCCCGATGCCCTGACCGTAACCGCCATGCTGGGCGAGGCCTGGCTCAAGAAGCAGGGCCTGCAGGTCCATACGCGCTACTACGCTTTCCACAATGCCGCCGCCATTGCCCTGCTGCAGGGGGATGCCCGCGCCGCCATCATCAATAAAACCGCTTTTGCCAACCTGCCGGTCGACATCCGCTCGGCGTTGCGTGTGGTGGGAGAGACCCAGTCTCTGCCCCATATGGTGGTACTGGCCGATGCCAAGCTGGCGCCAGCCGAACGCAAACGCTATATCGATAGCTTGGCAGGCTTTGTGAACTCACGCGAAAACGGCGACAGTTTTGCCGCCCGTCTGGGTTTCAGCGGGCTGGACCCGGTGAAACCCGGCGAGCTGGCCATCATGGAACCCTTTGTAACCGAACTTCAACGCCGTCTCGACACGGAATAG
- the argA gene encoding amino-acid N-acetyltransferase, whose product MPDIGSPEFVFWFRQAAPYIHAFRNRTFVVAFGGDLVRDGDFFSLAHDLNTLVSLGVNLVLVHGARPQINERLTEAGLPCRFDRGVRITDRDSVPAVLQAIGQVRFEIEASLSMGLPNSPMANADIRVAGGNFLTAQPFGVRDGLDMQYSGEVRKIDVAAMKDRLEFGETILLSPVGYSPTGEAFNLTVEDVATSAAVALQADKLIFLLDQPGVVDEEGTLLNELTAAEAEQYLRSDQHIADDIDFYLPCCIRAVRHGVKRAHLISRHLDGALLTELFTHEGIGTMISREPLETLRRATIDDVGGILALIEPLEDQGVLVKRSRELLEREIERFAVLEHDRKIIGSVALYTFEESDIAELAGLAVHPDYRDGGRGEQLLRHMEREARRLRIRQLFVLTTRTAHWFIERGFKPADVEALPMKKKTLYNWQRRSKVFIKTL is encoded by the coding sequence ATGCCCGATATTGGTTCTCCCGAATTCGTCTTCTGGTTCCGCCAGGCCGCGCCCTATATCCACGCCTTCCGTAACCGTACCTTTGTGGTCGCGTTTGGCGGCGATCTGGTCCGGGATGGTGATTTCTTCTCGCTGGCGCACGACCTCAACACCCTGGTCAGCCTGGGCGTGAATCTGGTGCTGGTTCATGGTGCGCGCCCCCAGATCAACGAGCGCCTGACGGAAGCGGGCCTACCCTGCCGCTTTGACCGTGGCGTACGGATTACCGACCGCGACAGCGTACCCGCCGTGCTCCAAGCCATTGGTCAGGTCCGTTTCGAGATCGAAGCCTCGCTGTCCATGGGTTTGCCCAACTCGCCCATGGCCAATGCCGATATCCGCGTCGCAGGGGGCAACTTCCTCACCGCGCAGCCCTTCGGTGTGCGTGACGGGCTCGACATGCAGTACAGCGGCGAGGTCCGCAAGATCGACGTCGCCGCCATGAAAGACCGGTTGGAATTCGGCGAGACCATCCTCCTCTCCCCGGTGGGCTACTCGCCCACGGGTGAGGCCTTCAACCTCACGGTGGAAGACGTCGCCACCAGCGCCGCCGTGGCCCTGCAGGCCGACAAGCTGATCTTCCTGCTGGACCAGCCCGGCGTGGTGGACGAGGAAGGCACCCTGCTCAACGAGCTGACCGCGGCCGAGGCCGAGCAGTACCTGCGCAGTGACCAGCATATCGCCGACGATATCGATTTCTACCTGCCTTGCTGCATCCGCGCCGTGCGCCACGGCGTGAAGCGCGCCCACCTGATCTCGCGCCATCTGGACGGCGCACTGCTGACCGAGCTGTTCACCCACGAAGGCATCGGCACCATGATCTCGCGCGAACCGCTGGAGACCCTGCGGCGCGCCACCATCGACGACGTGGGCGGCATCCTTGCGCTGATCGAGCCGCTGGAAGACCAGGGCGTCCTGGTCAAACGCTCGCGCGAGCTGCTGGAACGCGAGATCGAACGCTTTGCCGTGCTGGAGCATGATCGCAAGATCATCGGCTCGGTGGCGCTGTATACCTTTGAAGAATCCGATATCGCCGAACTGGCAGGCCTGGCCGTGCACCCCGACTACCGCGATGGCGGCCGTGGCGAACAGCTGCTGCGGCATATGGAGCGCGAAGCGCGGCGTTTGCGTATCCGCCAACTGTTCGTACTGACCACCCGCACGGCGCACTGGTTTATCGAACGTGGCTTCAAGCCCGCCGATGTGGAAGCCCTGCCCATGAAGAAAAAAACCCTCTATAACTGGCAACGGCGCTCAAAGGTGTTTATCAAGACCTTATAG